The Microbacterium sp. SORGH_AS_0862 genome has a segment encoding these proteins:
- the recA gene encoding recombinase RecA — translation MPSPADREKALESALALIDRQFGKGSVMRLGSEDRAPVEIIPTGSIALDVALGVGGLPRGRIIEIYGPESSGKTTLTLHAIANAQRAGGIAAFIDAEHALDPDYAKKLGVDIDQLLVSQPDTGEQALEIADMLVRSGAIDLVVIDSVAALVPKAEIEGEMGDSHVGLQARLMSQALRKLTGGLNQTKTTAIFINQLREKIGVFFGSPETTAGGKALKFYASVRLDIRRIETLKDGTEAVGNRTRVKVVKNKMAPPFKQAEFDILFGTGISREGSLIDFGVDQGIVKKSGSWFTYDGEQLGQGKENARNFLRNNADVAAEIEQKIKTKLGIGPVVEASVEDELAQRRPA, via the coding sequence ATGCCCTCACCCGCAGACCGCGAGAAAGCCCTCGAATCGGCACTCGCCCTGATCGACCGGCAGTTCGGAAAGGGCTCGGTGATGCGACTGGGCAGCGAAGACCGCGCCCCGGTCGAGATCATCCCGACCGGTTCCATCGCGCTGGATGTGGCACTCGGCGTCGGCGGCCTGCCGCGCGGACGCATCATCGAGATCTACGGACCGGAGTCGTCCGGTAAGACCACGCTGACCCTGCACGCGATCGCCAACGCGCAGCGCGCGGGCGGGATCGCCGCGTTCATCGACGCAGAGCACGCGCTCGATCCCGACTACGCCAAGAAGCTCGGTGTCGACATCGACCAGCTCCTGGTGTCGCAGCCCGACACGGGTGAGCAGGCGCTCGAGATCGCCGACATGCTGGTGCGCTCGGGTGCCATCGACCTCGTCGTCATCGACTCGGTCGCCGCCCTCGTGCCCAAGGCGGAGATCGAGGGCGAGATGGGTGACAGCCACGTCGGTCTGCAGGCGCGCCTCATGTCGCAGGCGCTGCGCAAGCTGACGGGTGGTCTGAACCAGACGAAGACCACCGCCATCTTCATCAACCAGCTCCGCGAGAAGATCGGTGTGTTCTTCGGATCGCCGGAGACGACCGCGGGTGGAAAGGCGCTCAAGTTCTACGCGTCGGTCCGCCTGGACATCCGTCGTATCGAGACGCTGAAGGATGGCACGGAGGCGGTCGGTAACCGCACCCGCGTCAAGGTCGTCAAGAACAAGATGGCGCCGCCCTTCAAACAGGCGGAGTTCGACATCCTGTTCGGCACCGGCATCTCCCGTGAGGGGAGCCTCATCGACTTCGGTGTCGACCAGGGCATCGTGAAGAAGTCCGGTTCCTGGTTCACCTACGACGGCGAGCAGTTGGGACAGGGCAAGGAGAACGCCCGCAACTTCCTGCGCAACAACGCCGACGTCGCCGCGGAGATCGAGCAGAAGATCAAGACCAAGCTCGGTATCGGTCCCGTCGTAGAGGCATCGGTCGAAGACGAGCTGGCTCAGCGACGCCCGGCATGA
- the miaB gene encoding tRNA (N6-isopentenyl adenosine(37)-C2)-methylthiotransferase MiaB, translating to MTIPSSAPTLIAASPAALDADGRARTYEVRTFGCQMNVHDSERLSGSLESAGYVPAEPGTEADVVVINTCAVRDNAAGKLYGTLGHLKSRKSTHAGMQIAVGGCLAQMDKQTVVEKAPWVDVVFGTHNMGSLPKLLERARHNEEAELEILESLDVFPSTLPTKRDSVYSGWVSISVGCNNTCTFCIVPSLRGKEKDRRPGDILSEIRLLVDDGAIEVTLLGQNVNSYGVEFGDRQAFGKLLRAAGEIEGLERIRFTSPHPAAFTDDVIDAMAETPAVMPQLHMPLQSGSDRILKAMRRSYRSERFLGILDRVRARIPNAAISTDIIVGFPGETEEDFQETLRVVEQARFASAFTFQYSIREGTPAATMADQVPKEVVQERYERLVALQERISLEENQKQVGRRLDVLVSAGEGKKDAATRRLTGRAEDNRLVHFEVPEASPVPRPGDVVSVVVTHAAPFHLLADSPDGAPLVIRRTRSGDAWDRAEADSCGVPAPAGSGPKAVSLGLPSLRREQ from the coding sequence ATGACGATCCCCTCGAGCGCTCCGACCCTCATCGCCGCCTCGCCCGCCGCGCTCGACGCCGACGGCCGCGCGCGGACCTACGAGGTGCGCACCTTCGGCTGCCAGATGAACGTGCACGACTCCGAGCGCCTCTCGGGATCGCTGGAGTCGGCGGGCTACGTTCCCGCGGAGCCGGGTACCGAGGCAGACGTGGTCGTGATCAACACGTGCGCCGTGCGCGACAACGCCGCAGGCAAGCTCTACGGCACCCTCGGGCACCTGAAGTCCCGCAAGAGCACACATGCGGGGATGCAGATCGCCGTCGGGGGCTGCCTGGCGCAGATGGACAAGCAGACGGTCGTCGAGAAGGCGCCGTGGGTCGACGTCGTCTTCGGAACCCACAACATGGGCTCGCTGCCGAAGCTCCTCGAGCGGGCGCGGCACAACGAGGAGGCCGAGCTCGAGATCCTCGAGTCCCTCGATGTCTTCCCGTCGACGCTGCCCACGAAGCGCGACAGCGTGTACAGCGGTTGGGTCTCCATCTCGGTGGGGTGCAACAACACCTGCACGTTCTGCATCGTGCCGAGCCTGCGCGGCAAGGAGAAGGACCGTCGCCCGGGCGACATCCTGAGCGAGATCCGCCTGCTCGTCGACGACGGCGCGATCGAGGTGACGCTGCTCGGACAGAACGTGAACTCGTACGGGGTCGAGTTCGGCGATCGCCAGGCGTTCGGCAAGCTTCTGCGCGCCGCGGGAGAGATCGAGGGACTCGAACGGATCCGCTTCACGAGCCCCCACCCCGCCGCGTTCACGGACGACGTCATCGACGCGATGGCCGAGACTCCCGCCGTCATGCCGCAGCTGCACATGCCGCTGCAGTCCGGGAGCGACCGCATCCTCAAGGCCATGCGCCGTTCCTACCGTTCGGAGCGCTTCCTCGGCATCCTCGATCGGGTGCGCGCGCGGATCCCGAACGCCGCCATCTCCACCGACATCATCGTCGGCTTCCCCGGTGAGACCGAGGAGGACTTCCAGGAGACCCTGCGGGTCGTCGAGCAGGCGCGGTTCGCGAGCGCCTTCACCTTCCAGTACTCGATCCGCGAGGGCACCCCCGCCGCAACGATGGCGGACCAGGTGCCGAAGGAGGTCGTGCAGGAGCGTTACGAGCGCCTCGTCGCCCTTCAGGAGCGCATCAGCCTCGAGGAGAACCAGAAGCAGGTGGGTCGCCGTCTCGACGTGCTCGTCTCGGCAGGTGAGGGCAAGAAGGATGCGGCCACGCGCCGTCTCACCGGACGCGCCGAGGACAACAGGCTCGTGCACTTCGAGGTGCCCGAGGCCTCGCCGGTGCCGCGCCCCGGTGACGTCGTCTCGGTCGTCGTGACCCACGCGGCTCCCTTCCACCTCCTGGCGGATTCGCCCGACGGTGCTCCGCTCGTGATCCGTCGCACCCGTTCGGGTGACGCGTGGGACCGCGCGGAGGCCGACTCCTGCGGTGTGCCCGCACCCGCGGGCTCCGGCCCGAAGGCGGTCTCCCTGGGGCTGCCGTCGCTTCGTCGGGAGCAGTGA
- a CDS encoding signal peptidase I, producing MTTAPRRSRATLIASAGDDGAGAEPAGSAPERPRRFRDALLAALGVLGALTLLWLAVSSILSLSVIVFVTGSMSPTMPTGAAAVVQRVAAAELKVGDVVTVLKEDGVTPVTHRIVEIDDVAGRPSARELTLRGDANSFVDSARYIVEEAPRVLVSTPYAGWVIIWAKSPLVSIALAIGLAAAIAWALWPSASRPPRGDPDAAVVRD from the coding sequence ATGACGACCGCACCCCGTCGCTCACGCGCGACGCTCATCGCCTCCGCCGGCGACGACGGGGCCGGGGCGGAGCCTGCGGGCTCCGCCCCGGAGCGGCCGCGCCGCTTCCGTGATGCCCTGCTCGCCGCTCTGGGCGTCCTCGGCGCTCTCACGCTGCTCTGGCTCGCGGTGTCCTCGATCCTGTCGCTGTCGGTCATCGTCTTCGTCACGGGGTCGATGAGTCCGACGATGCCTACAGGCGCTGCTGCGGTGGTGCAGCGGGTCGCCGCCGCCGAGCTGAAGGTCGGAGACGTCGTGACGGTCCTGAAGGAGGACGGCGTGACGCCGGTCACCCACCGCATCGTCGAGATCGACGACGTCGCGGGACGGCCGTCCGCGCGGGAGCTCACCCTCCGTGGAGACGCGAATTCGTTCGTGGACTCCGCGCGCTACATCGTCGAGGAGGCGCCGCGCGTCCTCGTCTCCACCCCGTACGCGGGGTGGGTCATCATCTGGGCCAAGTCGCCTCTCGTCAGCATCGCCCTGGCCATCGGTCTCGCCGCGGCGATCGCCTGGGCGCTGTGGCCCTCCGCATCCCGCCCGCCGCGCGGAGATCCGGATGCGGCCGTTGTTCGAGACTGA
- a CDS encoding SipW-dependent-type signal peptide-containing protein, with the protein MQTQDKRSQTRRKVFAITAGAAALGLGVTATVAAWTDTEWVFGGDGAGGPGVGTSTFSVQQNTVAPFGAGTWTDEADNPGGEIVFENTGIDATALTPGDSVYAQVALRTSTTSVAGDVDLQPAVPAAGIAADDPAGLLFAALDVRVVTDDAAFTCDASAFSGAPGAPALIADGPLATTGGSAAQALAAAAGSVQYYCFEVTLPDPVPLAGGATIDDYMGLSIAPAWEFQAES; encoded by the coding sequence ATGCAGACGCAAGACAAGCGCAGCCAGACGCGGCGCAAGGTGTTCGCGATCACGGCGGGAGCGGCAGCCCTCGGGCTCGGCGTCACCGCGACTGTCGCGGCTTGGACGGACACCGAGTGGGTGTTCGGCGGCGATGGCGCGGGCGGTCCGGGGGTGGGGACATCGACCTTCTCCGTCCAGCAGAACACCGTCGCCCCGTTCGGGGCGGGCACCTGGACGGATGAAGCGGACAACCCGGGCGGAGAGATCGTCTTCGAGAACACCGGCATCGACGCGACAGCGCTCACGCCCGGAGACAGCGTGTACGCGCAGGTGGCCTTGCGCACGTCCACGACATCCGTCGCCGGCGACGTCGACCTGCAGCCGGCCGTTCCGGCCGCAGGCATCGCCGCAGACGATCCCGCCGGCCTCCTGTTCGCCGCGCTGGACGTCCGCGTCGTGACCGACGACGCCGCCTTCACCTGTGATGCCTCCGCCTTCAGCGGCGCCCCCGGTGCGCCCGCTCTCATCGCCGACGGCCCGCTCGCCACCACCGGCGGTTCTGCCGCGCAGGCTCTCGCGGCGGCCGCGGGCTCCGTCCAGTACTACTGCTTCGAGGTCACCCTGCCCGACCCGGTCCCGCTGGCCGGTGGCGCGACGATCGACGACTACATGGGCCTGTCGATCGCGCCCGCCTGGGAGTTCCAGGCCGAGTCCTGA
- a CDS encoding DUF3046 domain-containing protein: protein MRRSEFDRAVRDEFGPRGAYLVDDLVLGGAGDRTAAQALAAGEPTRDVWLALCAEMDVPPNRRYGVGRLEPRR, encoded by the coding sequence ATGCGCCGCAGCGAGTTCGATCGCGCCGTCCGAGACGAGTTCGGCCCACGCGGGGCGTATCTGGTCGATGACCTTGTGCTCGGCGGTGCGGGCGATCGCACCGCTGCGCAGGCGTTGGCCGCGGGAGAGCCGACGCGTGACGTGTGGCTCGCCCTCTGCGCGGAGATGGATGTCCCGCCGAACCGGCGGTACGGAGTGGGACGGCTCGAACCGCGTCGATGA
- a CDS encoding choice-of-anchor G family protein: MNTRRLVPLSVAASTALLIPSSITATSASWTDAEWVHADDVGTSSLICGQDSGFEATSYGRFLSGSLLGTSLDPVADLEQMTLALDEDGADISPADAVDLGSMPPSSYVYANPFDLSLLSIVGVNLTGFSVPLPGAALGAANQYSRVDTFGSAAGASGLINNSGAVQVSGTTPPADLPSPATVRIGQLLPSIAGIADAQLQVGAVAASSVLDGCAALREQLWGIAPVTPVATRAYGIAGLGLRLDSPAVSALVTNVNSGVSSIQAAVDSLTGSSGVLSNALGAGLDLALPGVLTTSVGGTVTVTGLNLANSVSGLLTTPLTDGVVTVDLQSGRIDVDLDALLPSLNNAAPNTEVVLNNTVLNPIVTRVGTLLNNWSSQVVAALTAAVRAATLTIDLDAVVAAPGVTVPSVPPLPPVVLPGLNVLNVGIDFTGTIGAVLDGTAAFTVSAAAAGVTGPINTLLAALGLPTVSSLISTVTALGPTLVTVAANSITTTVLAAITTLGTTLSTAVNAVLTAVGSVVNALPSVLSIMVNVQPDQANAPPGVGYIAAGPDSTAQYRVSALRLGLAPFATPASIATVTLGTASAGPVAAP, from the coding sequence ATGAACACGCGGAGACTGGTGCCGTTGTCGGTCGCTGCGTCGACCGCTCTTCTGATTCCGTCGAGCATCACCGCGACGTCGGCGTCGTGGACGGACGCCGAGTGGGTCCACGCGGACGACGTCGGCACGTCGTCGCTGATCTGCGGCCAGGACAGCGGGTTCGAAGCGACCTCCTACGGACGCTTCCTGTCGGGAAGCCTTCTCGGAACGAGCCTCGATCCGGTGGCCGATCTCGAGCAGATGACACTGGCACTCGACGAGGACGGGGCGGATATCTCGCCCGCGGATGCGGTCGATCTCGGCTCCATGCCGCCCTCGAGCTATGTCTATGCCAATCCCTTCGACCTCTCGCTGCTGAGCATCGTCGGTGTGAATCTGACCGGATTCTCCGTCCCGCTCCCCGGGGCCGCGCTGGGTGCGGCGAACCAGTACTCCCGCGTCGACACCTTCGGCTCGGCCGCAGGGGCGTCCGGTCTCATCAACAACTCCGGGGCCGTGCAGGTGTCGGGCACGACGCCTCCCGCGGATCTGCCTTCGCCCGCGACAGTGCGCATCGGGCAGCTCCTCCCGTCGATCGCCGGCATCGCCGACGCCCAGCTGCAGGTGGGAGCGGTCGCTGCGAGTTCTGTCCTCGACGGATGCGCGGCGCTGCGCGAGCAGCTGTGGGGCATCGCGCCGGTGACGCCGGTCGCGACGCGCGCGTACGGCATCGCGGGACTGGGGCTGAGGCTGGACTCCCCGGCGGTCTCCGCGCTCGTGACGAACGTCAATTCCGGGGTCAGCTCGATACAGGCGGCGGTGGACTCGCTGACCGGTTCCTCAGGTGTGCTCTCGAACGCGCTCGGAGCAGGACTCGACCTGGCGCTTCCCGGTGTGCTCACGACCTCGGTCGGCGGGACGGTCACCGTCACAGGACTGAATCTCGCGAACTCGGTGAGCGGATTGCTCACGACGCCCCTCACCGATGGTGTCGTGACGGTCGACCTGCAGTCCGGCCGGATCGATGTCGATCTGGATGCGCTGCTGCCCTCGCTGAACAACGCGGCACCCAACACCGAGGTCGTGCTGAACAACACCGTCCTCAACCCCATCGTGACCAGAGTCGGCACTCTCCTGAACAACTGGAGTTCGCAGGTCGTCGCCGCCTTGACCGCCGCTGTGCGTGCCGCCACTCTGACCATCGATCTGGATGCCGTCGTCGCGGCGCCGGGCGTCACCGTCCCCTCGGTTCCGCCGCTGCCTCCCGTGGTGCTGCCCGGCCTGAACGTGCTCAACGTGGGCATCGACTTCACAGGCACGATCGGAGCCGTGCTGGACGGCACGGCGGCCTTCACGGTCTCCGCCGCTGCGGCGGGCGTGACGGGGCCGATCAACACCCTTCTCGCCGCATTGGGGCTGCCGACGGTGTCCTCGCTCATCTCCACCGTGACGGCGCTCGGGCCGACGTTGGTGACAGTGGCGGCCAATTCGATCACGACCACGGTGCTCGCCGCGATCACGACGCTGGGCACCACGCTCTCGACCGCGGTCAACGCCGTCCTCACCGCGGTGGGGAGCGTGGTCAACGCCCTGCCGTCCGTCCTTTCGATCATGGTCAACGTGCAACCCGACCAGGCGAACGCCCCTCCGGGCGTCGGCTACATCGCCGCGGGGCCCGATTCGACCGCGCAGTACCGCGTCTCGGCCCTGCGCCTCGGACTCGCGCCGTTCGCCACCCCCGCGAGCATCGCGACCGTCACTCTGGGCACGGCATCGGCGGGACCGGTGGCCGCTCCCTGA
- a CDS encoding regulatory protein RecX, with translation MTPEDDRGEADALAPVIPLFGARSADAASTRGESVSRGRGPFFALDPESAGDAPAADVSHDADTDPEVDDAALAQAASDALLRKLRSRSLSEREARTFLAQRDLSRDAVEEIVADFLRLSYLDDAALAEQLVHVGVSRKGEGRVAIAQAMARRGVPRDVADAALGAVGDDDAERALEFARRKAASIGGRDDDAALRRLVGQLARRGYPSSVAMTAARQALAEARRPAARGPRFD, from the coding sequence ATGACCCCCGAGGACGACCGGGGCGAGGCGGACGCCCTCGCCCCGGTGATCCCACTCTTCGGGGCACGCTCGGCTGACGCCGCGAGTACTCGCGGGGAGTCGGTCTCGCGGGGGCGCGGCCCGTTCTTCGCCCTCGACCCGGAAAGCGCGGGGGACGCCCCGGCGGCCGATGTCTCGCACGATGCCGACACCGATCCCGAGGTGGATGATGCGGCGCTCGCGCAGGCAGCGTCCGACGCGTTGCTGCGCAAGCTCCGGTCGCGCTCGCTCTCCGAGCGAGAAGCTCGCACCTTCCTCGCTCAGCGCGATCTGTCGCGCGACGCCGTCGAAGAGATCGTGGCGGACTTCCTCCGCCTGTCGTATCTCGACGATGCGGCCCTGGCTGAACAGCTGGTGCACGTCGGCGTCTCCCGGAAGGGCGAAGGGCGCGTTGCGATCGCGCAGGCGATGGCGCGCCGCGGCGTTCCGCGCGACGTCGCCGATGCCGCACTGGGCGCGGTGGGCGACGATGACGCCGAGCGCGCTCTGGAGTTCGCACGGCGTAAAGCGGCCTCGATCGGCGGTCGCGACGACGACGCCGCACTGCGCCGACTCGTCGGGCAGCTCGCTCGCCGCGGCTACCCGTCGTCGGTCGCGATGACCGCGGCGCGACAGGCGCTCGCGGAGGCGCGGCGTCCGGCGGCCCGCGGCCCGCGCTTCGACTGA
- a CDS encoding helix-turn-helix transcriptional regulator, whose protein sequence is MRDETADDAASGTESGDRRELDEAAESIEAGVSVVVAGPLGTGKTVLTRRLGERLVERGCQPLLLHPAPLPADVPFEALDAANDERAELVRRGATPAGTVVLVDDAQDLDEASVTALSRAVYARRAVVLFALSVPRVADGAGAGAATTTILDLWLRGFAQRIDLKPVSERRARIIVDRLSRGLLDQITTEAIVWQGNGSRTLLRELTRTAVAAVESDVDPLEAIRSAPAQGGLSAAADAHIRELDVDRMRTLVLIDRAPGLPYGDAVRCVGRASLDGLLASGFLTEDGSAVRRLHAVTPLARAAARRLGGEYAIALADRSVADLLPRAGEPVDEALANAVASQLFLHPHAAAALASETREEVLVGAARSANDHEDYGIAAAYAALGLEGGDSERLRVEHFCARTMLADAVNAPRSVGAVSGTARVRAVMLRARLAALSRHTAADELQRALADTATGAENSAAEYLEHRLLEAQRATAEMRWEDGVRAAEAVIVDAPAEVGVRVRALMTLVLATAMRGDGGATRREMERVRLVLDTDHDGPVDGIARASLLCSALMAAQIVGEDPTPLGPHIAELRRLAVRTGCRRLAALTGLATALALALDADADAAVTEVRMARRRLHPAPQDPLVPFLKLCIAHLLALHGRVDMAEEILARIGAVWGTGSPVLEQSFAATESVVSLAAGRTDLARDAARRALDLSTRFNAPPVRVRDLYRAIVLGIEPDRMRREITAAAAGSDAAIVASLAVLARSSGEGAATDTLDLLRRTVAWAGSTPGAGATTAPVTSSMKRTLVVLTRREREIAHLIDEGMSNRDIANRLFLSVRTVESHIFQARRKVGARTRRELGRFVTRGLSPQNDPWRAAPTA, encoded by the coding sequence GTGCGAGACGAGACAGCGGATGACGCCGCATCCGGAACGGAATCCGGGGATCGGCGGGAGCTGGACGAGGCGGCGGAATCGATCGAGGCCGGGGTCAGCGTCGTCGTCGCCGGCCCGCTCGGCACCGGGAAGACCGTGCTGACGCGTCGACTGGGGGAACGCCTGGTCGAGCGAGGATGCCAGCCGCTGCTCCTTCACCCCGCTCCTCTTCCCGCCGACGTTCCCTTTGAGGCGCTCGATGCGGCCAACGACGAGCGGGCCGAACTCGTCCGCCGCGGTGCAACGCCCGCGGGCACCGTCGTGCTGGTCGATGATGCGCAGGATCTGGACGAGGCATCGGTGACGGCCCTGTCCCGCGCTGTCTACGCACGGCGAGCAGTCGTGCTGTTCGCGCTCTCGGTCCCGCGCGTCGCCGATGGGGCGGGTGCAGGTGCGGCGACGACGACCATCCTCGATCTCTGGCTGCGCGGCTTCGCGCAGCGCATCGACCTCAAGCCCGTCTCGGAGCGGCGGGCGCGCATCATCGTGGACCGCCTGTCCCGCGGACTGCTGGATCAGATCACGACGGAGGCGATCGTCTGGCAGGGAAACGGCTCCCGCACCCTCCTGCGCGAGCTGACCCGGACGGCCGTGGCCGCCGTCGAATCCGACGTAGACCCGCTGGAGGCGATCCGATCGGCCCCCGCGCAGGGTGGACTCTCCGCGGCGGCCGACGCGCACATACGCGAGCTGGACGTGGACCGAATGCGCACGCTCGTCCTCATCGATCGCGCGCCGGGTCTCCCTTACGGCGACGCTGTACGCTGCGTCGGACGAGCCTCGCTCGACGGTCTCCTCGCCAGCGGGTTCCTCACCGAGGACGGATCAGCCGTGCGTCGTCTGCACGCCGTGACGCCTCTCGCCCGCGCGGCAGCGCGTCGACTGGGCGGAGAATACGCGATCGCTCTGGCCGACCGCAGCGTCGCTGATCTCCTGCCCCGTGCGGGAGAGCCGGTGGACGAAGCACTCGCCAATGCCGTCGCGTCTCAGCTGTTCCTTCATCCGCACGCGGCAGCCGCGCTCGCCTCGGAGACCAGGGAGGAGGTGCTCGTCGGCGCGGCGCGCAGCGCCAACGATCACGAGGACTACGGAATCGCCGCGGCGTACGCCGCACTGGGACTGGAAGGCGGCGACTCGGAACGCTTGCGGGTCGAGCACTTCTGTGCGCGGACGATGCTCGCCGACGCAGTGAACGCGCCGCGCTCGGTCGGCGCGGTGTCGGGCACGGCTCGCGTCCGCGCGGTGATGCTCCGGGCTCGCCTTGCGGCCCTCAGCCGGCACACGGCGGCGGATGAACTCCAGCGAGCTCTCGCGGATACGGCCACCGGCGCAGAGAACTCTGCAGCGGAGTACCTGGAGCACCGACTCCTCGAGGCGCAACGAGCGACCGCCGAGATGCGGTGGGAGGACGGGGTCCGCGCAGCGGAGGCGGTCATCGTCGATGCTCCAGCAGAGGTCGGGGTCCGCGTCCGCGCCCTGATGACTCTCGTCCTGGCCACCGCCATGCGCGGCGACGGCGGCGCGACGCGGCGCGAGATGGAACGCGTCCGACTGGTCCTGGACACGGATCACGACGGGCCGGTCGACGGTATCGCCCGCGCCTCGCTTCTCTGCAGCGCTCTCATGGCCGCACAGATCGTGGGCGAGGACCCGACACCACTGGGCCCGCATATCGCCGAACTGAGACGACTGGCCGTGCGCACCGGTTGTCGGCGACTCGCCGCGCTCACCGGGCTCGCGACCGCGCTGGCCCTGGCGCTCGATGCCGACGCCGACGCGGCAGTGACGGAAGTACGGATGGCGCGACGTCGGCTCCACCCGGCTCCGCAGGATCCGCTGGTTCCCTTCCTGAAGCTGTGCATCGCGCATCTCCTGGCGTTGCACGGTCGCGTCGACATGGCGGAGGAGATCCTCGCTCGGATAGGCGCGGTGTGGGGCACAGGCTCTCCGGTTCTCGAGCAATCCTTCGCGGCGACCGAGAGCGTGGTCTCCCTCGCCGCGGGGCGGACCGATCTCGCGCGCGACGCTGCGCGACGCGCTCTCGACCTCTCCACTCGGTTCAACGCTCCACCCGTGCGGGTGAGAGACCTCTACCGCGCGATCGTGCTGGGAATCGAGCCCGACCGGATGCGACGCGAGATCACAGCTGCGGCGGCGGGGTCGGACGCCGCCATTGTCGCGAGTCTCGCCGTGCTCGCCCGCAGCTCCGGCGAAGGGGCCGCGACGGACACTCTCGACCTCCTGCGACGCACGGTCGCGTGGGCAGGCTCGACGCCGGGGGCCGGGGCGACGACGGCGCCGGTCACGTCGAGCATGAAGAGGACCCTCGTCGTCCTGACCCGACGTGAGCGCGAGATCGCCCATCTGATCGACGAGGGGATGAGCAATCGCGACATCGCGAACCGGTTGTTCCTGTCGGTGCGAACGGTCGAGTCCCATATCTTCCAGGCACGGAGGAAGGTCGGCGCGCGCACGCGTCGCGAGCTCGGCCGTTTCGTCACGCGCGGACTGTCACCGCAGAACGATCCGTGGCGCGCGGCACCGACCGCCTGA
- the miaA gene encoding tRNA (adenosine(37)-N6)-dimethylallyltransferase MiaA, with protein sequence MSAPRLWIVAGATGTGKTGISLALAEELGARGRAAEIVNADAMQLYRGMDIGTAKLPVAERRGIPHHLFDVLEVTEEAAVAEYQLRARQAIESINARGADAILVGGSGLYVSAVAYDFRFPPRDEALRQALEAELDELGPGVLYERLRAVDPVTAERVDPHNGRRIVRALEILAQGAATHGAALPEDPRLWHPRTNLLIAHEERDVLVPRLDARVDQMWRDGLLDEVAALRARGLDGGVTARRAIGYAQALGELDGRLSREEAIAQTQALTRRYARRQVSWFRRYTAARRVTAGTAVADIVEA encoded by the coding sequence ATGTCCGCGCCCCGGCTGTGGATCGTGGCCGGGGCCACCGGCACCGGAAAGACCGGGATCTCGCTCGCGCTGGCCGAGGAGCTCGGCGCACGGGGGCGTGCGGCGGAGATCGTCAACGCGGACGCCATGCAGCTGTATCGCGGCATGGACATCGGAACGGCGAAGCTCCCCGTCGCGGAGCGCCGAGGCATCCCGCACCATCTCTTCGACGTGCTCGAGGTGACCGAGGAAGCCGCCGTGGCGGAGTACCAGCTGCGCGCCCGGCAGGCGATCGAGTCGATCAACGCCCGTGGTGCCGACGCGATCCTCGTCGGAGGCTCGGGGCTGTACGTCTCCGCGGTCGCCTACGATTTCCGCTTTCCGCCGCGGGACGAAGCGCTGCGCCAGGCGTTGGAGGCGGAGTTGGACGAGCTCGGCCCCGGAGTGCTGTATGAGCGCCTCCGCGCTGTGGACCCGGTCACGGCCGAACGCGTCGATCCGCACAACGGGCGGCGGATCGTGCGGGCGCTCGAGATCCTGGCGCAGGGTGCCGCGACGCACGGTGCCGCGCTGCCCGAAGATCCACGCCTCTGGCACCCGCGCACGAACCTGCTGATCGCGCACGAGGAGCGCGACGTGCTCGTGCCGAGGCTGGACGCCCGCGTCGATCAGATGTGGCGCGACGGCCTCCTCGACGAGGTCGCAGCCCTGCGCGCACGGGGACTCGACGGCGGCGTCACGGCGCGGCGGGCCATCGGCTACGCGCAGGCTCTCGGGGAGCTCGACGGCCGGCTGAGCCGGGAGGAGGCGATCGCGCAGACACAGGCGCTCACCCGGCGATACGCGAGGCGCCAGGTGTCCTGGTTCCGCCGCTACACCGCCGCCCGCCGTGTCACCGCGGGTACGGCGGTCGCGGATATCGTCGAAGCGTGA
- a CDS encoding GNAT family acetyltransferase encodes MTRPWNDPYRDIERKLTVQPELFLVAVREERVRGSVMAGYDGHRGWLYYLAVDPADRGTGIGRRLVREAEERLSAMGCPKVQLMVRPENARARGFYAALGYEDVDTWVTGKRLIADEPAPPRP; translated from the coding sequence CTGACCCGACCGTGGAACGACCCCTACCGCGACATCGAACGCAAGCTCACCGTGCAACCCGAGCTGTTTCTCGTCGCGGTGCGCGAGGAGCGCGTCCGCGGCTCGGTCATGGCGGGCTACGACGGTCACCGCGGCTGGCTGTACTACCTGGCTGTCGATCCTGCCGACAGGGGGACGGGAATCGGCCGTCGGCTCGTGCGAGAGGCAGAAGAGCGGCTGTCAGCCATGGGATGCCCGAAGGTCCAGCTCATGGTCCGGCCCGAGAATGCTCGCGCGCGCGGGTTCTACGCGGCCCTCGGGTACGAAGATGTCGACACCTGGGTCACCGGCAAGCGGCTGATCGCCGACGAACCGGCCCCGCCCCGCCCGTAG